In Hirundo rustica isolate bHirRus1 chromosome 4, bHirRus1.pri.v3, whole genome shotgun sequence, a genomic segment contains:
- the NOL12 gene encoding nucleolar protein 12: MGRKKNKKGPGGREGRLVVTFDEERRREYLTGFHKRKVERRKAALEEIKRKLKEEQRKMKEERHQEYLKMLSEREEALEEADELEHLVTSRTESVNIDHPNHIVTVTTISDLDLSGARQLGLTNPVGRTGGSEEEKGEEVVNKPVRTMPKKSRNPLLSEKICSLTATLHMHSRKKTKGKRCQRGQGSRKKIQKSSTGRTTKTQRRRLTGKMGRDQD, encoded by the exons ATGGGCCGCAAGAAGAACAAGAAGGGTCCGGGCGGCCGCGAGGGGCGGCTGGTGGTGACTTTCGACGAGGAGCGGCGGAG GGAGTACCTGACCGGCTTCCACAAGCGGAAGGTGGAGCGGAGGAAGGCGGCGCTGGAGGAGATCAAACGGAAGCtgaaggaagagcagaggaaaatgaaagaggag CGCCACCAGGAGTATCTGAAGATGCTGAGCGAGAGGGAGGAGGCGCTCG AGGAGGCTGATGAATTGGAGCACTTGGTGACATCGAGGACAGAGTCTGTGAACATCGACCACCCAAACCACATTGTAACAGTGACCACCATCAGTGACCTGGACCTCTCGGGGGCACGCCAGCTGGGACTGACCAACCCTGTG GGAAGAACTGGTGGATCTGAAGAAGAGAAAGGGGAAGAGGTGGTGAACAAGCCAGTGAGAACAATGCCCAAGAAGTCCAGAAACCCCTTACTGTCTGAAAA AATCTGTTCTCTTACTGCCACGCTGCACATGCATAGCcggaaaaagacaaaaggaaagagatgcCAACGTGGGCAAGGTTCACgtaaaaaaatccagaagtcCAGCACAGGGCGAACCACTAAGACTCAGCGTCGGAGGCTGACTGGCAAAATGGGCCGTGATCAAGATTAA